Genomic DNA from Lepus europaeus isolate LE1 chromosome 15, mLepTim1.pri, whole genome shotgun sequence:
AGTCGGGTCACCCTGAGGCAGTTCCCTGTGCCTGGAGCAGCTGGCATGTTCGTCTTCTGCGGAGCTCAGAGGTGATCCTCGGACTCTGGCCACAGCCTCACAGAAGGGCTCCAGGTGAGGCCAGAGCTTCATGCTAAAGTCCTCTCAATGGATTCGACCACGACCTAAACCCTTTCTCACCCCGCCAGCCTTCTGGAACAGAAGGTTTTTACCAGCTGGCTCTAGCTCCTCTTTATCCAAATCTTTCTCTACTTCCTACGGCCCAATTCCAGGGAGGTATCAAGCATTCCTGGcccagggtcaggagccagagtcccCGGAGCAAATCAGCCATCTAATGTTTCCTTCAAAACACGCCTTCCTTTCCAACTTCTCTACCACAGCCCAGCTTAGCCCTTTCCCATCTCACTTCTGATTAGCGGCAAACCTCGTGGCCTCCCAGCCCTTTCCTGACTAATCCGTTCTTCCCAATTATTAATCCcaaaacatggggccagcactgtggcatagcgggtaaagccgctgcctgcagcgccgacatcccatataggcgccgattcaagtcccggctgctccacttccgatccagctctcttctatggcctgggaaagcagcagaagatggcccaagcgcttgggaccctgcacatatgtgggagacctggaagaagctcctggctccagactggtgcagctctggccattgcagccaactggggagtgaaccatcagatggaagacctctctctttgcttctgcctctcctttctctgtgtaactctgactttcaaataaataaataaatctttaaaaaaatcccaaaacatACCTTTGATGGTGGAGCTCTCTCACCTTCCTTTCTGCCTGCCAATTAGGTCCAAACTTCCTGTGTAAGCGGGCCAAGCCCTTTAATGGTTGCAATCTGTAACCACTTCTGGGTGGCCAGTCTCTCCACCGTGACCAActccctcctggcccctgcctggccacacCCGTTTCACCTTAACCACCAGTTTAAACCCCTCCATCTCCAGTCACTTCAACCCATCTTGTTCTTAGAAAGAGCCtaaaattaaaatggatttttttttgtttgtttaaatgagAGAAACAATGCAGCAATCTTAAGAAACACAGACCATGCCCCTTTGGGAACTGGGAACTGGACTCCTATTGCCTGGTTTCTTCAAGTAGTAACAGCAGAGACTTTATATCCCTACAGCAACTGCTCCACGATGAATGTGAAGCTTTCCTCGTCCCATGCACAGTGACCTGGCAAGCAAATCTACCTACAGAAGTACACCCCAGTAAGCCTGTTATTAGAGTTGTTTTGTTGGTCCTTTGTTTCCCTTCCTGAGATAAAGTTGAGGATCTAGCTTTACCCTGGAATTCTCAAGAGGGCTTTTACAAAAaactcaggggcaggtgttggtgCAACAGATCACTgcatgggaagcctgcatcccacattagagtgtctGCTTCAAGTCCCTAccccacttgcaatccagcttcccgctaatgcgcaccctgggaggcagcaagtggcgGCTtcagtacttggtccctgccagcaaatgggagactcagatggagttccaggctcctgacttcagcctggcccagtcctagtggttgcaggcagctggaaaatgaaacagtggatagaaggtatctctccatctctctctctctctttctccctctctgcctttcaaataaagtaaaaattaatccatattttaaaaataaaagaatcacaGCTTTCACCCCCAGAGCAATAACACCAGAGTATCTGGAAGTAGCAGCTAGGCATCAGGACTTTTCAAAGCATCCCAGAAGATTACAATGTGTAACCTAAACTAAGAACCACTgcaaaggggccggtgctatggtgtagtaggctacgcctctgcctgcggcactagcaACCCATAGGGATgcctctggttcatgtcccagctgctcctcttccaatccagctctctgcttatggcctagaaaagcagtggaagatggcctaagtgtgtgggcccctgtatctgtgtgggagacccagaagaagctcctgactcctggcttcagctcagctctggcggttgcggccacatgggaagtgaaccagcagatggaagacaactttctctctgcctctccctttctttctaactctacttctcaaataaataaataaataaaatcttaaacaaaaaaagaaaaaaaaactgcagagtaaAACTCCCATTTCAAAGAAGAGAAAAGTGAAGTCTTAAGAGGTTAGCTGactatcaaaaaacacaaagttaGTTCCAAACAAAGGCAGgactgggggcctgtgctgtggcacagcgggttaagctgtcgcctgcaataccactggcatcccatatcagcagtcaagtccacctgctccactctggatccagctccctgctaatgtgcctggaaagaggagaaagatgacccaagtacttcaacacctgccacccaagtaggagacccagatgaagttccaggctcctggcttcagcccagcccagccctggctattacagccacttggggagtgaaccagcagtctctccccctctttctgtaactctgcctttcaaataaatgcatagatgttaaaaaataaaaaaaaaaaagcaagactgGGTTAAGGCCTCAAGAAACCTCTTCATTGTTCTTCCTTCTACATTAAACTCTTGGAAGCGCACATCCAGGCTAGGTGAAGAAGAcctttttaggggctggcactgtggtttagcgggtaaagctgccgcctgcagtgccggcatcccatttgggcaccggttcaaatcctggctgctcctcttccaatccagctctctgccatgacctggggaagcagtagaagatggcccaagtctttggccaaatggggagtgaaccagcagatgaaagatctctctctctgcttctccttctctgtataactctgattttcaaataaataaataaatcttcaaaaaaaatacctttttagTCCCTGGGACGTCTTATCAACAGCGTGAATTTCTAAGTGCCGAACAGGCTGAATTTAAAAGTGTAAAACTGGCGGCACTGCCCTGTCATTGCCCTTGCCCCCTGACAAAGGCCACTAGGCCACTACCCCCAGGAGGGCTGCAGACGGGTGGAGCTGAAGCATCCAAGAGCTGCAATGCAAAAGTCCACTCTCACCAGGTGCAAGGCGACCTCtggcagagctgagctcatctcCGAAATCCCTCCTAGGCCCATCATCCCGCCAGaatgacttgggtccctgctcaaACTAACTAGATAAATAAACATAGACATAGGGACGGAAGCAGACACTGACGCAGGGGGAGGCAGTGAGAGCCAGGTCACAGCTCTCTCCTGATGAAGGGCCCGGAATGTGCCCCCGTAGGAGCCTGATCGTCACCCCAACCTGGAGGTCATCTTCGGTCCCCTCACCTGACAGCAGAAGCCCACCAGCTCCGTGTTCTCTCGCCCCTACTCCCCGGCCTCCGACTCTGCTTTCACTCAGACCCTCGGCACCTCCCATGTGGACCTCCAAAGCAGAACAAATGAGATGACAAGAAATAAAATGGCACAAATACACCTCTACGGTCCGCTGCCCCTTGTAGATCCTCTGCAGCCACCCGTCACTCTCCTCAGCCAGTGGCGCTTCCGAGGCCGGCTCTGCCCCTCAGCAAACCATCCTCACTCTTGCATGCGGGGTTGCTCCGGCCTGCAGGGTCCCTCCTGCCACATCGCCCTGAGCACACCCTAGCATCTTCTGAGCCATACACATGATGCTTCTCTGGGACCATTTCCACCACCCTACTGGGTGGCAGGccactcccttcttcctccttcccaagtACAACCTGGCTCCTGTGGTCCTTTTAATCATCATGGTGTAACTGTCAGGGCTTGTTGGTCTCCCAGGGGGCGCCCCAGTGAGCCACCCATCAGGTATTTATTAAAAAGCACCCTCTGTACCTGGCCTTCATTTATGGAGTGGGAATCCACCTGTGAACAATGCAAGATCCCTGTTCTCATGGAGTGCACAGTCTAAGATGGGATATGGacaaaatatgattttataagaAATGTCAGGGAGTGACAGGtgatatgaaaaaataataaaacagaaaacatgggTGCTACTGCACAACGGGTAGCTGCAAAAGTCTTCTCTTATTCAGAAATATCGGAGCACACATCAGACACAAGGGAGGGGAAAGGCTGCCCGGAGGAGGAAAGGCCATCagggagggccagctggggaTCCAGGCACAGAGACCAGCCAGCTGAAGCTCCCTTGGGAACTCAAATCCCATCCCTAACCAAGTCCCGTGGTTCCGGGGTGAATTGCTGCTGAGCTCCTACCTAAGGGTGCTGCTGCATTTCACCCCTACAGCTTCGCCCCTGCATGGAGGAAAAACCCCAGAGGGCACAGAGCAGGGCCGCTAAGTTCCTACCAGCACCTTCCTAGGCCGGTTCCATTCCCAACAGCCCCTTCCAACTGCACAGCACTTCTCCCCTCCTGGGGTCCACAGGCCATGCTTTCCATCACCAGCATCTGGGTCCAGACACTCCCAACTTTCCTTCTCAcacagctcaaggacttgggtgtaAGGCCAGCACCCAACTGAGTAACGGGGGGAGGGGCGCGGGCCCACCTGCACCTCCAGGAGGGCTTCGGAGCACTTGCCACCGAAAGGACCCTCGTGGGCTTTCATCCTGCTGTCTCTGGGTCTCTACAATCTGTCCTGGCTAGGCAGGAGATGCTCTCTCGGTGGCCAGGTGTGGAGTGGGGCCAGGGACCACCCCCAGGGCTGGCGGGGCCACACCCAGTCATTATCCAAGGTGCCCCGCCTTTTCCTCGGTTGAGCCTTTCTACAAACTTTCTTTGCTCTCACCCAAGAGCAGGATAACAAAAaccggcggggggtggggggagaacacagaatttttaaagagGCGGCTAGAAGCGGCGCGGTGCCAGCAGCGCCGCCCCACCTGCGGGGTCCGAGGCACGGAACCTGGGGAGCCTGCGGCAAAGCCCAGCGCCCGAGTCCGTCCCGGAGCCACCAGCTCCGGCCAACCCACCATCATTAAGTGCACACATCCCCCCCTTCAAACTCCCAGCGGCCAGGAAGTGCAGGCTGGGCAGGAGCTGCAAGCgaggatttttaaaacattccacGGGAGCGGCGGAGGCaaggccccctcccccgcccctccctccggAGGCAAGGTGCCGGGTCTCCCCGACTTGTCCACgcacccctccacctcccctgTGCGCCCTCCCAAGCCCTCCACTGCCTCCTCGGGTACCTGCTcgctccaggctccgggcttggGCAAAAACTGCAGTCGGAGTACCGGCCGGCCGGCCAGGCAGGGGCTGCGGGCGCCGGACGCCAGCGCTCGGCGGCCGCCGGTTCCACCAGCGCGCACCGCTCTCCACGCGGCCGCGGCGCCGCGCTCCCAGCGCCCCGAGCCGGGCCCGCCCCCTCGCCCCGGCTAAgccccacccccggggcctgCAGCTTTTTAGCCCTTGGCAGGCGCCGTAGCCGCCGTCCAACCGGCTCGGCCCGACTCGCTCCCCGCCGGCCGGGAGCGCGCATCGCGGAGGGCCCCGTGGCTGGGTGGGCCTGGCGCTCCCCTAGCCGCGCCCCAGCCGGCCTCCGCAGTCAGCCCCGCACCCTCCCCGGGGTGGGGACGGTGTCGCCGCCGGGTCTCCGGCGTGCCGCAGTGGCCCCCGCCCGGAGGCGCCGCGGTGCCAAGCGGCTCCCGCGCTCTGCGGCGGGCAGCGCGGTCCAGCGGCGTCCGGCCGCGCCTCCCGCCCCCGGCGCTGCGCCGCCCCCGTCTCCGCCCCGCGTCGCCCCCGCTCCCAGCCTGCGGAGGCCCGCGCGCCCACACGCCCGCCCAGCATGTCCGCGCTCGAGTGGTTCGCGCACAAGTCTCTGGGCGATGGCGTCTTCTGGATCCAAGAGCGCTTCTATGAGTCGGGCAACCGCGCCAACATCTGGCTGGTGCGCGGCTCCGAGCAGGACGTGGTGATCGACACGGGCCTGGGGCTGCGCAGCCTGCCCGAGTACCTGTACTCCTCCGGCCTCCTGCAGGACCGCCGCGCccgggaggaggaggcggcggcggccggccgGCCCCTGCTGGCCGTGGCCACCCACGTGCACTTCGACCACTCGGGCGGCCTCTACCAGTTCGACCGGGTGGCGGTGCACCACGCCGAGGCCGAGGCGCTGGCCCGCGGGGACAACTTTGAGACGGTGACCTGGCTCTCCGACAGCGAGGTGGTGCGGGCGCCCAGCCCCGGCTGGCGGGCCAGGCAGTTCCGCGTGCAGGCAGTGCAGCCCACGCTCATCCTGCAAGATGGTAATGAGCCCCCGCGGGCGGAGGGAGGGCATGGGGGTCGCAGACCCGCGCGGCCGCGGCGGGAGCGTTGCGGTGTAGGAGCCGGGcccactgccgccgccgccgctgcccctgcccagcccggctCCGAGCACCGCGGTGGAGCCGGCCCCACCTCCCCGGGCAGTTGCCTGCGCGTGCTGCAGgggtgccccccccacccccgacccggGGTTCCTCGCCAGGCGCTCGGGTTCCCAGGCTCTTGGTGGTGTAGACGCGTCCCGGGCAGTGCGCGCCGTGCCCGGGCGCTACCGCGGGGCTGGAAGCTGTTTCCACCTGTAGGCGCAGCGGTCAGAGCTGGGAGTCCGGCCGCAGCCATAGGGGCCGCGCGCGTTGCTGTTCCTGATGGTGCCgcaggagagagcgagcgagcccaTAGCGAATGCACAAGTGCAGAATGATGGAGGCGTAGATGGGGACCGATAGCTGGTCTGGTTGACGGACAGGGAGGCGACTTCCAGAGCCGGTGAGCTGTGGGGCGGATGCGCAGGCCTCCTCGGCCCACGCTGGTCCCGAGAGACAAGACGGAATACCAGAAGAACACTGTAGGGCCCAGCCCTCCGCTCCCCATGCTGGCCCGTAAATGATTGAGCTGATTAAGCTTCGCAGAAGTATTGGATGTATTCATGTCTGATTTCACTTTGTCCTCTGCACGTTTGCGGTGAGGTCAGCGACCTCCCAGGAAACGATTTGCCCGGAGCAAGGTTGTGATCAGAAAACGGGGTTTGGAGCAAGACCCAATAAATCAAAGCTCGCAGAACGCACGGCGGTCACTCAGAGTGGACTGCCACGAGTTCTTTCCCTGTCTTGAAAGCTTGTAAAATGAAAGGTCCCCCTACTAGGTGGAAAGATGCTGCAGTACGGTGCCCAAACAAAATGGCAAATAGTAAAAGGCTCTACGGGAAGAAATTGTCTTGCAGAGAAGGTCTTGATCATTTAGGACCTTAAAAATGCTGCAAGATTCTATACTTCACCACACAGGCCTCCATATCAAAGTTTTAAatctaaaggtttttttttttttaagattttatttatttatttgagagtcagagttacacagagagagaggtcctccatccattggttcactccccagttggctgcaatggcgggagctgtgccaatccgaagccaggaggagccaggagctttttccgggtctcccacgtgggtgcaggggcccaaggacttgggccatcttccactgctcttccatgccatagcagagagctggtcagaagagagcagccgggactagaaccagcgcccataagggatgctggcactgcaggcggcggctttacctgctacaccacagcaccagcccccaaatctaAAGGTTTTTAAGGACTGCTGTAGGTGGGACTCATGTAGTGCCTGACAATTTGAGATGAAAGAAAAGCACCTTTATGTTGAGGATACTTTCAGTTACTGTGTTTCTGGATAAAATTGACACGTTCAGATTTTCATACAGTTCACGAGAATTTAGATCAAATTCTAGTACATAGACCAAAATATTCTTGGTATTAGTATTCAGATATATTTAAATGGGCCTAAAGAACAATTGCTGTTGATTCTTTGTGAGCAGTGGGAAGGGTAAAGAATGGTGAGGATTATTGTTTTGTAGGTGGGGAATCCAGGTGGGACTGAGTAGAGTGCCGGAGGTCACACAGCCCACCCTGGGGGAAAAGCTGCGGCCAGAACCCAGGTTCCCTGAATCCCAGTCAGTCGATGACAGAAACCTAGCAAGCTACCTGTGTGGTGTTTTGAACCTTGGAAGGTGTGAAAAGAAAGCTGAATGTTTACCAAGCACTTCGAAGGTGATAGCACTGTGTCATCCAAATTGGTTTTCCATTAGGAGTGAGAGGCCTCACCCTCTCCGGGGCTAAGTTCCCTCACTTCTCGGGAATGTTCATTTCCTGTCTCCTCTCAATGATGCAGCCTGCTCGCTTGTTATGAACACAATCCAGATGCCTAGAAggagatataaaatatttatattaaaaatccatatacaattatatatatcAGCAGCACATATCAAACAGCGTGGTCTTCATTGCTTTGGTTACAACACAAGGAGGCTGAAATCCCTACGTTTCATTTAGTGGATCGATGATCCCCTTTGTCACACACGAGCAAAAATCTGTGCACCTGACTGCATCTCTAACCCAAAAGCTGAGTAGTAAACGAGGGACAAGGAGAGGAGAGCCGCGTCATCATTTTCAGtggaaaaacaaataatatcGTCCTACGAGAAGACAGCAATAGACCAGAG
This window encodes:
- the MBLAC2 gene encoding acyl-coenzyme A thioesterase MBLAC2 isoform X2; its protein translation is MSALEWFAHKSLGDGVFWIQERFYESGNRANIWLVRGSEQDVVIDTGLGLRSLPEYLYSSGLLQDRRAREEEAAAAGRPLLAVATHVHFDHSGGLYQFDRVAVHHAEAEALARGDNFETVTWLSDSEVVRAPSPGWRARQFRVQAVQPTLILQDGDVIDLGDRQLTVMHMPGHSRGSICLHDRDRKILFSGDVVYDGSLIDWLPYSRISDYVGTFNNLHCHHHMHTRGPARPCTTLWKLKKSETT
- the MBLAC2 gene encoding acyl-coenzyme A thioesterase MBLAC2 isoform X1, giving the protein MSALEWFAHKSLGDGVFWIQERFYESGNRANIWLVRGSEQDVVIDTGLGLRSLPEYLYSSGLLQDRRAREEEAAAAGRPLLAVATHVHFDHSGGLYQFDRVAVHHAEAEALARGDNFETVTWLSDSEVVRAPSPGWRARQFRVQAVQPTLILQDGDVIDLGDRQLTVMHMPGHSRGSICLHDRDRKILFSGDVVYDGSLIDWLPYSRISDYVGTCERLIELVDRGLVEKVLPGHFNTFGAERLFRLASNYISKAGICHKVSTFAMRSLASLALRVTNSRTSP